Proteins encoded together in one Anaerotignum propionicum DSM 1682 window:
- a CDS encoding LysR family transcriptional regulator, translating to MTLMQLEYIMEIYHCGSMNKAAQNLFVSQSAISSAIKELEEELGISIFVRSNRGISLTEEGQEFIAKIHPLLLQAKEVSLFYTGKNGPINNHLYISTQRYPFCAKAFVEFLKKQNDPFFRYGFKECPMGKVIEEVHNGKSDLGIIFLSDITEVFLSKLFDSKNLVFHEMKRLRPHVFMNKVHPLAQKEEISLDELKNYPFVIFSKKEESSLNFSEEAVLSQNIEYSQIIYVNDRATAYNIIAHTTAISTGSGVLPEGYYDPRISAIPLASPVCDMCIGWISRKGELLSQKAKEFVEILEEQIKKY from the coding sequence ATGACCCTAATGCAGTTGGAATATATCATGGAAATTTATCATTGCGGTTCTATGAATAAAGCAGCTCAAAACTTATTTGTTTCTCAATCTGCAATTTCCTCCGCCATTAAAGAATTGGAAGAGGAATTGGGTATTTCCATTTTTGTTCGCAGCAATAGGGGCATTTCTTTAACAGAGGAAGGTCAGGAATTTATTGCAAAGATCCATCCTCTTTTGCTACAAGCAAAAGAAGTATCTCTTTTCTATACCGGAAAAAATGGCCCAATCAATAACCATCTCTATATTTCAACCCAGCGCTACCCCTTCTGTGCCAAGGCCTTTGTGGAATTTTTGAAAAAACAAAATGATCCATTCTTTCGATATGGCTTTAAGGAATGTCCCATGGGTAAGGTTATAGAAGAAGTACATAATGGAAAAAGCGATTTAGGAATTATTTTCCTTTCAGATATTACAGAAGTTTTTCTAAGTAAGCTATTTGACTCTAAAAACTTAGTTTTCCACGAAATGAAACGTCTGCGACCTCATGTTTTTATGAATAAAGTACATCCCTTGGCACAAAAAGAAGAAATCTCTCTAGATGAGCTAAAAAATTATCCCTTTGTCATATTCTCAAAAAAGGAAGAAAGCTCTCTGAATTTTTCAGAAGAAGCAGTGCTCAGTCAAAATATAGAATATAGCCAAATTATTTACGTGAATGATCGGGCAACTGCCTATAATATTATTGCCCATACCACTGCAATTTCAACAGGAAGCGGCGTTTTACCCGAAGGGTATTATGATCCACGCATCTCAGCAATCCCCTTGGCTTCTCCTGTTTGTGATATGTGCATTGGGTGGATTTCCAGAAAAGGAGAACTTCTTTCCCAAAAAGCAAAGGAGTTCGTTGAAATTTTGGAAGAGCAAATAAAAAAATACTGA
- a CDS encoding B3/B4 domain-containing protein: MKNISIDSSIKERCPEAVLGVLQCKVAVKEDDALFLELLNDKIAELAEIELSQANKREKIQSTRKAYKALGKDANRYRCSAEAMCRRISKERGLYYINNVVDINNYLSIKTGYSMGTYDLEQVQGDILWARAPEGTAYQGIGKNVLNIEFLPALFDEKGPFGNPTSDNTRAMITEKTKEIVMVFYVFDGGEGLLELLKEAETLLQEFAGGYEFKGEIVE, from the coding sequence ATGAAAAATATTTCAATAGATAGCAGTATAAAAGAGAGATGTCCTGAAGCGGTTTTGGGGGTATTACAGTGTAAGGTTGCAGTGAAAGAAGATGATGCCCTTTTCTTGGAATTATTAAATGATAAAATTGCAGAGTTGGCTGAGATTGAACTTTCTCAAGCAAATAAGAGAGAAAAAATTCAATCCACACGAAAAGCTTATAAGGCTTTGGGTAAGGATGCAAATCGCTATCGTTGCTCTGCCGAGGCAATGTGCCGTAGGATTTCTAAGGAAAGAGGACTGTATTATATTAATAATGTGGTAGATATTAATAATTATCTGTCCATAAAAACAGGTTATTCCATGGGGACTTATGATTTAGAGCAGGTGCAGGGAGATATTTTATGGGCTCGTGCCCCCGAGGGCACAGCGTATCAAGGGATTGGCAAGAATGTATTGAATATTGAATTTTTGCCTGCATTGTTTGATGAAAAAGGGCCATTTGGAAACCCCACCAGCGATAATACTAGGGCGATGATTACAGAAAAAACCAAGGAGATTGTTATGGTTTTTTATGTCTTTGACGGAGGTGAAGGGCTTTTAGAGCTTCTGAAAGAAGCAGAAACACTGCTCCAAGAGTTTGCTGGAGGGTATGAGTTTAAAGGGGAAATTGTTGAGTAA
- a CDS encoding RNA polymerase sigma factor codes for MKSFEALYTEYYDRVYCFLYRLCADGDLAEDMTQETFLQAYTSFHRFRGECELFTWLASIGKHVYFKYLKKNKLDLDSANLELVVNTYCDGCVDPEEHMRRKDVEKAVRAIIEGIPKKYRDVILLRIYAELSFSQIALVLKISENSAKVIYFRAKKMLVEVLKHEFEL; via the coding sequence TTGAAATCCTTCGAAGCCCTTTATACAGAGTATTACGACAGGGTATATTGTTTTTTATATCGGCTTTGTGCCGATGGAGATTTGGCAGAGGATATGACCCAGGAAACGTTTTTACAGGCGTATACTTCCTTTCACAGATTCCGTGGAGAGTGTGAACTTTTTACTTGGTTGGCTTCCATTGGAAAACATGTGTATTTTAAATATTTAAAAAAAAATAAATTGGATTTGGATTCGGCCAATCTGGAATTGGTTGTAAACACATATTGTGATGGATGTGTTGATCCGGAAGAGCATATGAGAAGAAAAGATGTAGAGAAGGCGGTACGGGCAATTATTGAGGGTATTCCGAAAAAGTATCGGGATGTTATATTACTACGTATTTATGCCGAATTATCTTTTTCTCAGATTGCCTTGGTTTTAAAAATTAGTGAAAATTCTGCAAAGGTTATTTATTTTAGGGCAAAAAAAATGCTGGTGGAGGTGTTAAAACATGAGTTTGAACTGTGA
- a CDS encoding zf-HC2 domain-containing protein, with translation MSLNCDIVKDLVALYHDGVASEASESAVETHLKECKSCRNYYKQYGNTQPASLKFDVNASGDYGELAKHMRIRRLWMLVSALAYVSASLCAFIMLFMRIRKK, from the coding sequence ATGAGTTTGAACTGTGATATTGTTAAGGATCTTGTGGCATTATACCACGACGGCGTGGCAAGCGAAGCCAGTGAATCTGCTGTAGAGACTCATTTAAAAGAATGTAAAAGCTGTCGAAATTATTATAAACAGTATGGAAATACTCAGCCTGCTTCTTTAAAGTTTGATGTGAATGCCTCTGGAGATTATGGGGAATTGGCAAAGCATATGCGAATCCGCAGGTTATGGATGTTAGTTTCCGCATTAGCATATGTAAGTGCTTCTTTGTGTGCATTTATCATGCTTTTTATGCGAATTAGGAAAAAATGA
- a CDS encoding beta-ketoacyl-ACP synthase III: protein MTFNVLGTGMYVPPRIVTNEDISKFVDTNDEWIMQRVGVKQRHISEDETAADMGYKAALAALENSGVKKEEIDLILAASVSGESISPSVSCMIQNLLGVSCMALDISAACSAFVFMLETAAGFFARGRAKKVLVIGAERLSRIVDWEDRGTCVIFADGAGAMVLGEGDSYMDAVFDVKGGSDVMDIPQFIGKSPFYKGTQKKPYIHMAGQETFKFAVNAICNDCTTLLKRQGLTMDDIKYIVPHQANKRIIDFASVKLKVPNEKFYVNIERFGNTSSASIPIALDELNRQGMLKKGDLLLLPAFGGGLASATCILRW from the coding sequence ATGACTTTTAATGTGCTTGGAACGGGGATGTATGTACCCCCGAGGATTGTAACCAATGAAGATATTTCAAAATTTGTGGATACCAACGATGAGTGGATTATGCAGAGAGTGGGCGTAAAGCAAAGACATATCAGCGAGGATGAAACTGCGGCGGACATGGGATACAAGGCAGCCTTGGCAGCTCTGGAAAATAGTGGTGTTAAGAAAGAGGAAATTGATTTGATCTTAGCAGCCAGTGTGAGTGGTGAGTCAATTTCTCCTTCTGTTTCCTGCATGATTCAAAATCTTTTGGGTGTTTCCTGTATGGCTTTAGACATTAGTGCTGCTTGCTCAGCCTTTGTTTTTATGTTAGAAACAGCGGCGGGTTTTTTTGCGCGAGGCCGTGCAAAGAAGGTTTTGGTGATTGGCGCGGAACGTTTGAGCCGTATTGTTGATTGGGAAGATAGAGGAACCTGTGTTATTTTTGCGGATGGTGCCGGTGCCATGGTGCTTGGCGAGGGTGATTCTTATATGGATGCTGTCTTTGATGTAAAAGGTGGTTCTGATGTAATGGATATTCCTCAGTTTATCGGCAAATCCCCCTTTTATAAAGGAACCCAGAAAAAGCCTTATATTCATATGGCAGGGCAGGAAACTTTTAAATTTGCAGTAAATGCAATATGTAATGATTGCACTACCCTTTTGAAACGGCAAGGGCTGACCATGGACGATATAAAATATATTGTTCCCCATCAAGCCAACAAACGAATTATAGATTTTGCCAGTGTAAAGCTGAAGGTGCCAAATGAAAAGTTTTATGTAAATATTGAACGATTTGGTAATACCTCCTCAGCAAGCATTCCCATTGCATTGGATGAATTGAATCGTCAGGGAATGCTGAAAAAAGGCGATTTGCTTTTGCTGCCTGCTTTTGGCGGCGGTTTGGCAAGTGCGACTTGTATTTTAAGATGGTAA
- a CDS encoding acyl carrier protein: protein MVFEKVAAMLAEKLECEVSEIKMDTKFEALGIDSLDVMELLMNVEEEFGTEIELGENKVNAVGDLVTLIENKLK from the coding sequence ATGGTATTTGAAAAAGTTGCAGCAATGTTGGCAGAAAAATTGGAATGTGAAGTTAGCGAAATTAAAATGGACACAAAGTTTGAAGCTTTGGGCATTGATTCTTTGGATGTTATGGAATTGCTTATGAACGTGGAAGAAGAATTTGGCACTGAAATCGAATTGGGTGAAAACAAAGTAAACGCAGTAGGCGACTTAGTTACACTTATCGAAAACAAATTGAAGTAA
- a CDS encoding nitronate monooxygenase produces the protein MILSPICSMLGIEYPIFQGGMAWIADGKLAAAVSNGGGLGIISAMNAGGDYLREQIQIARGLTDKPFGVNIMLMSPHVEEVAKIVVEEKVPVVTTGAGIPTKFIPMWNEAGIKVIPVAASVAAAKMMEKAGATAVIAEGGESGGHIGDMSTMPLIPQVCDAVKIPVLAAGGIGDGRGIAAAFMLGAVGVQMGTRFLLAEECSVHSNYKEMVLKASDISTTATGRRFGGNTCRSLKNNFTREFLKKEYAPETTPEMVAELGVGALRKAAVEGDTKDGCFLAGQISGLVKKEQPAAEILKEIAIEAELLLKGGTKWVK, from the coding sequence ATGATCCTTTCACCGATCTGTTCTATGTTGGGAATTGAATACCCCATTTTTCAGGGCGGCATGGCATGGATTGCCGATGGCAAGCTTGCGGCGGCGGTTTCAAACGGCGGCGGCTTAGGCATTATCTCTGCAATGAATGCCGGGGGAGATTATCTTCGTGAGCAAATTCAAATTGCACGAGGTTTAACTGATAAACCCTTTGGCGTAAATATTATGCTGATGAGCCCCCATGTGGAGGAGGTCGCTAAAATTGTTGTGGAGGAAAAGGTTCCTGTGGTAACCACGGGCGCCGGAATCCCTACAAAATTCATTCCTATGTGGAATGAGGCGGGAATTAAAGTAATTCCTGTTGCGGCATCTGTAGCGGCGGCAAAGATGATGGAAAAAGCAGGGGCAACGGCGGTTATTGCCGAAGGCGGCGAATCCGGCGGTCATATCGGCGATATGAGTACTATGCCTTTAATCCCTCAGGTTTGCGACGCTGTGAAAATTCCTGTATTGGCGGCAGGTGGTATTGGTGATGGCAGAGGAATTGCGGCGGCCTTTATGTTGGGAGCTGTTGGGGTACAAATGGGTACCAGATTCCTTTTGGCAGAGGAGTGTTCCGTTCATTCCAACTATAAAGAAATGGTTTTAAAGGCAAGTGATATTTCTACCACAGCCACTGGCAGAAGATTTGGCGGAAATACATGTCGTAGTTTGAAAAATAATTTTACAAGAGAATTCTTGAAAAAAGAGTATGCGCCTGAAACCACACCGGAGATGGTGGCGGAATTAGGTGTAGGCGCTTTGAGAAAGGCGGCTGTGGAAGGTGACACCAAGGATGGCTGCTTTTTAGCTGGGCAGATTTCAGGTTTGGTGAAAAAAGAACAGCCTGCCGCAGAAATTTTAAAGGAAATTGCCATAGAGGCAGAGCTTTTGTTAAAAGGAGGCACAAAATGGGTAAAATAG
- a CDS encoding ACP S-malonyltransferase, with product MGKIAFVFSGQGAQKAGMGKSFYDAKESIRNLFDGAEEIRPNTLNQCFFGTEEELKNTENTQPCLYLTDLAAALALKEEGIMPDGVAGFSLGEIPALAFAGAYTPLDGFRLASYRGKVMAREAVKNPGSMLAIMKLENSKVEEICKSFEQVYPVNYNGPGQLVVAGQKEEMDAFSKAVREAGGRGLPIKVGGGFHSPFMKEAAKDFAQVLTEYQIQKPQIPVYSNYMAKPYEEDVRAWMAPQIDHALRWQESIEQMAADGFDTFIEVGIGDTLKKLISRILPDSKVYAVSSMEEIQKLKEEDLICSKEK from the coding sequence ATGGGTAAAATAGCATTTGTTTTCTCTGGTCAAGGCGCGCAGAAAGCGGGCATGGGCAAAAGCTTTTATGATGCAAAGGAAAGTATTCGAAACTTATTTGATGGGGCGGAAGAAATTCGCCCCAATACCTTGAACCAGTGCTTTTTTGGAACAGAGGAAGAACTGAAAAATACGGAAAATACGCAGCCCTGCTTATATTTAACAGATTTAGCAGCGGCATTGGCATTGAAAGAAGAAGGCATTATGCCTGATGGTGTGGCGGGCTTTTCCTTAGGGGAAATACCAGCGCTGGCCTTTGCAGGAGCTTATACTCCCTTAGATGGTTTTCGACTAGCCTCTTACAGAGGAAAGGTTATGGCAAGAGAAGCCGTGAAAAACCCCGGTTCCATGCTTGCCATCATGAAGCTTGAAAACAGCAAGGTTGAGGAAATATGCAAAAGCTTTGAACAGGTTTATCCTGTAAACTACAATGGCCCCGGGCAATTAGTGGTTGCAGGGCAAAAAGAGGAAATGGATGCCTTTTCTAAGGCAGTGAGAGAAGCTGGCGGCAGAGGGTTGCCCATTAAGGTTGGCGGTGGTTTTCATTCTCCATTTATGAAAGAAGCGGCAAAGGATTTTGCCCAGGTTCTAACAGAATATCAGATTCAAAAGCCCCAAATTCCCGTATATTCCAATTATATGGCAAAGCCTTACGAGGAAGATGTGAGAGCTTGGATGGCACCCCAAATTGATCATGCTCTGCGTTGGCAGGAAAGCATAGAGCAAATGGCGGCAGATGGTTTTGATACCTTTATTGAAGTAGGCATAGGGGATACCCTTAAGAAGTTAATTTCTCGTATCTTGCCTGATAGCAAGGTCTATGCTGTTTCTTCCATGGAGGAGATACAAAAGCTGAAAGAGGAGGATTTGATATGCTCAAAGGAAAAGTAG
- the fabG gene encoding 3-oxoacyl-[acyl-carrier-protein] reductase, with product MLKGKVAVVTGGSRGIGAAICKLYATNGADIAFLYAGNTQKAEETQKELEALGVKAKGYQCNVADAEQVSAKVKEIVADFGGIHILVNNAGITKDSLIPMMKVENFDSVVDTNLKGAFYMIKQVYPLFLKQKSGKIINVSSVSGLMGNAGQSNYSASKAGLIGLTKSVAKELASRGVCCNAIAPGFIATDMTETFTSNDEIKNAIPMKRFGQAEDVAKLALFLASDASNYITGEVIRIDGGMAM from the coding sequence ATGCTCAAAGGAAAAGTAGCAGTGGTGACGGGTGGTTCCAGAGGAATTGGCGCCGCTATTTGCAAATTATACGCGACAAATGGAGCAGATATTGCTTTTTTATATGCAGGAAATACCCAAAAGGCTGAAGAAACACAAAAGGAATTGGAGGCACTTGGGGTAAAGGCCAAAGGCTATCAATGTAATGTTGCCGATGCGGAGCAGGTTTCAGCTAAGGTGAAGGAAATTGTGGCTGATTTTGGCGGAATTCACATTTTGGTGAATAACGCAGGAATTACAAAGGACAGTTTGATTCCGATGATGAAGGTTGAGAATTTTGACAGTGTGGTAGACACTAATTTAAAGGGTGCTTTTTACATGATTAAGCAGGTGTACCCACTGTTTCTGAAACAAAAAAGCGGAAAAATTATTAATGTCAGCTCAGTATCCGGCTTAATGGGAAATGCAGGTCAGTCCAATTATTCTGCTTCCAAGGCGGGCTTGATTGGTTTGACAAAATCTGTAGCAAAAGAATTGGCATCCCGTGGGGTTTGCTGTAATGCCATTGCACCGGGTTTTATTGCAACGGATATGACAGAGACATTTACTTCAAATGATGAGATTAAAAACGCGATTCCCATGAAACGCTTTGGGCAGGCGGAGGATGTGGCAAAATTGGCGCTATTCCTTGCTAGCGATGCATCAAATTATATTACCGGCGAAGTAATCCGCATCGACGGCGGCATGGCAATGTAG
- the fabF gene encoding beta-ketoacyl-ACP synthase II has protein sequence MRRVVVTGLGAVTPIGNTVESFWQGLMEGKNGISFITRFDTSDSKYRLAGELKDFDPTLYMEKLAAKKLDRFSIYALAATAQAMEDSGLEGKVEKDELDVYFGSGIGGFETFCESSTTLAEKGARKVSPLFIPKMISNIAAGNIAIRYGAEGACVSVTTACATGTTAIGEGYRAILHGYAIAAICGGSEAAIVPLAIAGFGSCMALSPSEDPDGASLPFDSRRGGFVMGEGAGTLILEDYEHAKARGAKIYAEVVGYGSTCDAHHVTAPSPEAKASAKAIRDAAKGLEGLGAEQIYYNAHGTGTPMNDTVETHAIHNAFGEDAGKLHISSTKSMTGHMLGAAGAVEAIAAILAVKNGMVPPTINLKEQDSQCDLNYTPNVAVKAALEGALSTSLGFGGHNACVAFRKIED, from the coding sequence ATGAGAAGAGTTGTTGTGACAGGTTTAGGGGCAGTAACCCCTATTGGAAATACAGTGGAAAGCTTTTGGCAAGGCTTGATGGAAGGAAAAAACGGAATCTCTTTTATTACTCGTTTTGATACTTCTGACAGTAAATACCGCTTGGCGGGGGAATTAAAAGATTTTGACCCTACCTTATATATGGAAAAATTGGCGGCTAAAAAATTAGACCGATTTTCAATTTATGCATTGGCGGCTACTGCCCAGGCGATGGAAGACAGTGGTTTGGAAGGGAAAGTGGAAAAAGATGAACTGGATGTATACTTCGGTTCCGGTATTGGCGGTTTTGAGACTTTTTGCGAGAGTAGCACAACCTTGGCTGAAAAAGGGGCAAGAAAAGTATCTCCTTTGTTTATCCCTAAAATGATTAGTAACATTGCGGCAGGAAATATTGCCATTCGCTATGGTGCGGAGGGTGCTTGTGTTTCTGTTACCACTGCTTGCGCCACAGGGACCACTGCAATTGGTGAGGGATATCGTGCTATTTTACATGGATATGCCATAGCGGCAATCTGTGGAGGTAGTGAAGCGGCAATTGTACCTTTGGCGATTGCAGGTTTTGGCAGTTGTATGGCGTTAAGCCCTTCTGAAGATCCCGATGGAGCTTCTCTGCCCTTTGATAGCAGAAGAGGCGGATTTGTTATGGGCGAGGGTGCAGGAACTTTGATTTTAGAGGATTATGAGCATGCCAAGGCAAGAGGTGCAAAGATTTATGCTGAGGTGGTAGGCTATGGTTCTACCTGTGATGCACACCATGTGACAGCACCATCCCCTGAGGCAAAGGCAAGTGCAAAGGCTATTCGTGATGCGGCGAAAGGACTGGAAGGCCTTGGGGCGGAACAGATTTATTATAATGCTCATGGAACTGGAACACCCATGAATGATACTGTAGAAACCCATGCCATTCACAACGCTTTTGGCGAAGATGCAGGTAAGCTTCATATCAGCTCTACTAAGTCTATGACAGGGCATATGCTGGGTGCCGCTGGTGCGGTGGAAGCCATTGCTGCTATTCTGGCAGTGAAAAACGGCATGGTGCCTCCTACCATTAACTTAAAGGAGCAGGATTCACAGTGTGATTTGAATTATACACCCAATGTTGCAGTGAAAGCGGCTTTGGAAGGTGCACTTTCCACTTCCTTGGGTTTTGGTGGACATAACGCCTGCGTGGCATTTAGAAAAATAGAGGATTGA
- the accB gene encoding acetyl-CoA carboxylase biotin carboxyl carrier protein: MMELKKISELAKILKQNQLTKLDLTEGDVRLVLESAGGKVVLQEMPKEIEIFQEETTITMEEKKLVVESTSAYEQKSPLVGTVYLAPQAGSAPYVKVGDKVKKGDPVCIVESMKMFNTIEAEKDGEVVAVPVDNGQIVEYGQVLVCIREEA; encoded by the coding sequence ATGATGGAACTCAAAAAGATATCAGAATTGGCTAAAATATTAAAACAAAATCAGCTGACAAAGCTGGATTTAACAGAGGGTGATGTCCGTCTGGTTTTAGAATCTGCCGGTGGCAAGGTTGTTTTGCAGGAAATGCCAAAGGAAATTGAAATTTTCCAGGAAGAAACAACGATCACCATGGAAGAAAAGAAGCTGGTAGTGGAATCCACATCGGCTTATGAACAGAAATCTCCTTTGGTAGGTACTGTTTATTTAGCACCTCAAGCAGGCTCCGCACCTTACGTAAAGGTTGGGGATAAGGTGAAAAAGGGTGACCCTGTTTGTATTGTGGAATCCATGAAAATGTTTAATACCATTGAAGCAGAAAAAGACGGCGAGGTTGTTGCAGTTCCTGTGGACAATGGGCAGATTGTAGAATACGGTCAGGTATTGGTTTGCATTCGTGAGGAGGCTTGA
- the fabZ gene encoding 3-hydroxyacyl-ACP dehydratase FabZ, which yields MNQEEIKKILPHRDAMLLIDEAELSEGVAYGKKAITGDEWFLQGHFPDKPVVPGVILCEILGQSACVLLSEKSAGATPFFTGLDKVRFKNSVRPGDVIETQCKLIKNKGVFYWAEGKGYVNGKLCVSAEFSFALIKET from the coding sequence ATGAATCAAGAGGAAATTAAAAAAATTCTGCCTCACAGAGATGCAATGCTTTTGATTGACGAGGCAGAACTTTCCGAGGGTGTTGCTTATGGTAAAAAAGCCATTACAGGTGATGAGTGGTTTTTGCAGGGACATTTTCCTGATAAACCTGTGGTACCCGGCGTAATTCTTTGCGAAATTTTGGGTCAGTCTGCCTGTGTGCTTCTATCTGAGAAAAGTGCAGGGGCAACACCTTTTTTTACGGGCCTTGATAAGGTACGCTTTAAAAACAGTGTGCGTCCCGGCGATGTGATTGAAACGCAGTGTAAACTGATCAAGAATAAAGGTGTGTTTTACTGGGCCGAAGGAAAAGGCTATGTAAACGGAAAACTATGTGTGAGCGCAGAATTTTCGTTTGCATTAATAAAGGAGACTTGA
- a CDS encoding acetyl-CoA carboxylase biotin carboxylase subunit, translating to MFTKILVANRGEIAVRIIRACKEMGIETVAVYSEADRNSLPVALADERICIGGKSATESYLNQKNIISAALACNAGAIHPGYGFLSENAEFAALCEANDIVFIGPKSQVMESMGDKDNSRRLMKEIGVPVVPGTEILKDVSEAKALAEEIGFPLLVKATAGGGGKGIRVVNSKEELENAFHTASAEAKSAFGNGEVFLEKYLTHVRHVEMQILADTFGNMVCLGERDCSLQLNKQKVLEETPSPVMTQEIRSKMMEAAIKAAKAANYTNAGTVEFLLAPNGEFYFIEMNTRLQVEHPITEEISGVDIVKWQIRIACQIPLDFKQEDVHLKGHSIECRINARSTGKIDFLHIPGGARVHFDTALIQECEVVPFYDSMLGKLIVFANTREDAIRKMEAALCEMIIQGVETNIEDQLRLVRSKTFWQGAYDTLILPEILAEGK from the coding sequence ATGTTTACAAAAATTCTCGTGGCAAATCGTGGAGAAATCGCAGTGCGCATCATTCGTGCCTGCAAGGAAATGGGAATTGAAACAGTAGCGGTGTATTCTGAGGCAGACCGCAATTCTTTGCCTGTGGCGTTGGCAGATGAGAGAATCTGTATTGGCGGAAAAAGTGCCACGGAGAGCTACTTAAATCAAAAAAATATCATCAGTGCTGCTTTGGCTTGCAATGCCGGCGCCATTCATCCCGGATACGGATTTCTTTCGGAAAACGCTGAGTTTGCCGCCCTTTGTGAAGCAAATGATATTGTTTTTATCGGGCCCAAAAGCCAAGTCATGGAGAGCATGGGTGACAAAGATAATTCCCGCAGGCTAATGAAGGAAATTGGTGTGCCTGTTGTTCCCGGAACAGAAATTTTAAAGGATGTTTCGGAAGCAAAAGCTTTGGCGGAGGAAATCGGCTTTCCTTTATTGGTGAAGGCTACAGCCGGCGGCGGCGGCAAAGGCATTCGAGTGGTTAATTCCAAAGAAGAGCTGGAAAATGCATTTCATACCGCATCAGCAGAAGCAAAAAGTGCCTTTGGCAACGGAGAAGTCTTTTTGGAAAAATATTTAACTCATGTGCGCCATGTGGAAATGCAAATTCTTGCTGATACCTTTGGAAATATGGTGTGTTTGGGAGAAAGAGATTGCTCTCTACAACTGAACAAGCAAAAGGTTTTAGAGGAGACCCCCAGCCCTGTGATGACACAGGAGATTCGCTCCAAAATGATGGAAGCTGCAATCAAGGCGGCAAAGGCTGCAAACTACACCAATGCAGGAACGGTGGAATTTTTGCTGGCGCCCAATGGAGAATTTTATTTCATCGAAATGAATACCCGTTTACAGGTAGAGCATCCCATTACCGAGGAAATCAGCGGTGTTGATATTGTAAAATGGCAGATTCGCATTGCCTGCCAGATTCCTTTGGATTTTAAGCAGGAGGATGTGCATTTAAAAGGACATTCCATCGAATGCCGTATTAATGCAAGGTCTACCGGAAAAATTGATTTTCTTCATATTCCAGGTGGTGCAAGGGTACACTTTGATACTGCCTTAATTCAGGAATGTGAGGTTGTGCCTTTTTATGATTCCATGCTGGGGAAGCTGATTGTTTTCGCTAACACCAGAGAGGATGCCATCCGCAAAATGGAGGCGGCCTTGTGTGAAATGATCATTCAAGGTGTTGAAACAAATATTGAGGATCAGCTAAGGCTGGTACGAAGCAAAACCTTTTGGCAGGGTGCGTATGATACGCTGATTTTGCCTGAAATCTTAGCGGAAGGGAAGTGA